A DNA window from Aspergillus nidulans FGSC A4 chromosome I contains the following coding sequences:
- a CDS encoding CLPTM1 family protein (transcript_id=CADANIAT00007380), translating to MPEQRQQREEGEQGSIVRSLIQGVTIFFVTQFFIGQFFGNKQNATAGGKPGAVTSFGERPPQAEVENYSSVPDTIAPIWPSDSALDISVYVSPSIVLPSISSLPSSSLVLEEKKFGLGNYSDVREVETTIQVPKEVQHNGTLWAHFFVALSGHELDPAAKGYSTDTAVHFLRPLNQYLPKRKAKKLKNLLAGADETDEEEDDGTPDVSIASYYHPNFTLSVIPDSGNMKYRQIHPAIRRHTQLEATGARDASGQNGWYYPIVFLNTFWQLRSHMVELNSTVETIPLRFTLQNLQNWKFAMMASLDENAKQTAKQAAFGGSTPGGGDGSEFEMIKEVLLDTNIWLLGTTGVVTILHMIFETLAFKNDISHWRKKKDNVGTSVRTILANVFMQTVIFLYLMDNSENTSWMILASQGFGIVLEAWKVTKTVNVRLRPPPVGSFFSFLPYVVVFEDKHKLTETEKKTQEYDEIAFRYLYIIAVPLLGAYAAYSLMYNTHKSWYSYIIETLVGSVYAYGFLMMVPSLYINYRLKSVAHMPGKAMTYKFLNTFIDDLFAFTVKMPWLHRLATLRDDVIFFIWLYQSYKYKVDYTRVNEFGQGGESDGEEEEDVKKLDEKENATRATGKQASQTSARKRK from the exons ATGCCTGAGCAGCGGCAacagagagaagagggagagcaAGGC TCCATTGTCAGATCACTAATCCAGGGTGTCACTATTTTCTTTGTGACCCAATTCTTCATCGGTCAATTCTTtggaaacaagcagaatGCTACGGCCGGTGGAAAACCCGGTGCTGTGACTAGTTTTGGGGAGCGACCTCCGCAAGCCGAAGTCGAGAACTACAGCTCTGTTCCCGATACTATTGCTCCGATCTGGCCCTCGGACAGTGCCTTGGATATCAGCGTTTACGTTTCTCCGTCGATTGTGCTTCCTTCGATCTCATCTCTTCCCTCGAGTTCTCTTGtactggaagagaagaaattCGGTCTAGGAAACTACAGCGATGTTAGAGAGGTGGAGACCACCATTCAGGTTCCCAAAGAGGTCCAGCATAACGGGACCCTCTGGGCTCACTTTTTCGTGGCATTGAGTGGGCACGAGCTTGATCCTGCGGCAAAGGGCTACAGCACAGATACAGCTGTGCACTTCTTACGACCTCTCAATCAGTACCTCCCTAAGAGAAAGGctaagaagctcaagaaccTACTCGCGGGTGCCGATGAAacagatgaggaggaagacgatgggaCCCCCGATGTTTCAATTGCATCATATTACCACCCGAACTTCACACTATCCGTGATTCCTGATTCTGGGAACATGAAATACCGTCAAATCCATCCTGCCATTCGTCGCCACACACAGCTAGAGGCGACTGGCGCGAGAGATGCTTCGGGTCAGAATGGTTGGTACTATCCTATTGTCTTCCTGAACACTTTCTGGCAGTTGAGAAGCCATATGGTGGAGCTCAACTCGACGGTTGAAACTATCCCTCTACGGTTTACACTCCAAAACCTCCAGAACTGGAAATTCGCAATGATGGCGAGCCTCGACGAGAACGCCAAACAAACTGCCAAGCAAGCCGCATTCGGAGGATCTACCCCTGGTGGTGGCGATGGTAGCGAGTTTGAGATGATCAAAGAAGTGCTCCTGGATACCAACATCTGGTTGTTGGGTACAACTGGTGTAGTCACAATTCTGCACATGATTTTTGAAACTCTAGCATTCAAAAATGACATT TCTCATTggcgcaagaagaaagacaaTGTCGGGACGTCAGTCCgcaccatcctcgccaatGTGTTCATGCAAACAGTCATTTTCCTCTATCTCATGGACAACAGTGAGAACACTTCCTGGATGATTCTCGCCAGTCAAGGCTTCGGTATTGTATTGGAAGCTTGGAAGGTGACGAAGACGGTTAATGTCCGTCTGCGCCCACCTCCAGTTGgatccttcttctctttccttccttaTGTGGTTGTGTTTGAAGACAAGCATAAACTCACAGAaacggagaagaagacccaGGAGTATGATGAGATTGCGTTCCGCTACCTGTATATCATTGCTGTGCCTCTCCTCGGAGCGTACGCTGCTTACAGCTTGATGTACAACACGCACAAGTCATGGTACTCTTATATCATCGAGACCCTCGTCGGCAGTGTTTATGCCTACGGTTTTCTGATGATGGTTCCCAGCTTGTACATTAACTACCGACTCAAG TCTGTCGCTCATATGCctggaaaggctatgacttACAAGTTCCTCAACACGTTTATCGATGATCTCTTCGCGTTTACTGTAAAGATGCCTTGGCTCCACAGACTTGCAACCCTGCGTGATGATGTaattttcttcatctggctcTATCAAAGCTACAAGTATAAGGTAGACTATACTCGAGTCAACGAGTTTGGTCAAGGAGGCGAGagcgatggcgaggaagaagaggacgtGAAGAAGCTCGATGAGAAGGAAAATGCTACCCGAGCGACTGGAAAGCAGGCGTCGCAGACCTCTgctcggaagaggaagtga
- a CDS encoding short chain dehydrogenase/reductase family protein (transcript_id=CADANIAT00007381) has protein sequence MTENNPSPDYSRPQFPPHNESRVWVITAGDSPIGISVARQILAHGDSALVGITSSDLDRDACRRDMFEDFQAEVEAHRDEGWAERFKAVQLDIRIIGECQAVVAEAVATFGRIDILLCCTSQALVGTVEELAASQQTLNLVRDQFEVNYFGPLNIIKASLPHMRRQRSGHVMIVSGITPAAHIGTPGLGMYCAAGWALEGFCDSLAYEIAPFNIKLTIFQCSIEIPILTNLITSVPPIVPAYSPGINPAPLFRGILNRLIPRLPNTQHGGNISDGTQEQNQNQNHNQTSSIEDGPFSGPDLISTYPPLSSAHMAILVEETVYAITAIGGHENPPSRHIVGQEGVASVKEKLKTVSEELEDFIQCSFAVDYAADAEQGRTTREENMVFGANNDAS, from the exons aTGACAGAGAACAATCCCTCCCCTGACTACTCCCGCCCGCAGTTCCCTCCCCATAATGAGTCGCGCGTATGGGTGATCACCGCGGGAGATTCGCCTATTGGTATTTCGGTTGCGCGTCAGATCCTTGCGCATGGGGACAGTGCTCTCGTCGGTATCACATCCTCGGATCTCGACCGCGATGCGTGCCGTCGGGATATGTTCGAGGACTTCCAGGCGGAAGTTGAAGCTCACCGCGACGAGGGATGGGCTGAGCGATTCAAGGCTGTTCAATTAGACATAAG GATTATTGGAGAGTGTCAGGCAGTGGTTGCCGAAGCGGTTGCGACATTCGGCAGGATAGACATTTTGCTTTGCTGCACCAGTCAAG CACTCGTTGGAACGGTAGAGGAGCTTGCTGCCTCCCAACAAACCCTGAATCTTGTCCGCGATCAGTTCGAGGTCAATTACTTCGGTCCGCTCAATATTATCAAGGCATCGCTACCTCACATGAGGCGTCAGAGGTCGGGGCATGTCATGATTGTCTCCGGAATCA CACCAGCCGCTCATATCGGCACCCCTGGGCTCGGAATGTACTGCGCGGCAGGATGGGCCCTAGAGGGTTTCTGCGAC AGCCTAGCATACGAGATCGCTCCCTTCAACATTAAACTCACCATCTTCCAATGCAGTATCGAAATCCCCATTCTCACAAACCTCATCACCAGTGTTCCGCCGATTGTCCCCGCCTACTCCCCCGGTATAAATCCAGCGCCTCTATTTCGGGGAATTCTAAACCGGCTCATCCCCCGCTTACCAAATACTCAGCATGGCGGTAACATTAGCGACGGCACTCAAGAGCAAAACCAGAATCAGAACCATAATCAGACGAGCTCTATCGAAGACGGCCCTTTCTCAGGCCCAGACCTCATATCGACATACCCCCCGCTTAGTTCCGCACACATGGCAATTTTAGTGGAGGAGACGGTTTATGCCATCACGGCAATTGGGGGACATGAGAACCCCCCATCGCGGCATATTGTAGGGCAGGAAGGTGTTGCGAGCGTTAAGGAAAAGTTGAAGACTGTTAGCGAAGAACTGGAAGATTTTATCCAATGCAGTTTCGCGGTTGATTACGCTGCTGATGCGGAGCAGGGTCGAACGACTAGGGAGGAAAATATGGTCTTTGGAGCAAATAATGATGCATCATGA
- a CDS encoding uncharacterized protein (transcript_id=CADANIAT00007382), with product MRQVIGCYVNLTRTAMKPSVAMASTNSKPKRTPRRAAKDKYEEEILMTSDKSRLIDLDLVKLLALPEAWNCLEESEKQEILDLLPNDTHPNPNRPPDDPNAKIPPLPESFLRYSTNWREAIRHFQLDLQNGHYDPQWMREAEEAVAQRAAGKFDKFKEQEFEEFWGQKQKMDRALAAGESSKIKLSTLIKHGVIRRGDIWKWSRSVRKILIEKEARIIDVNESRLTFAVPAGRRTFLKTPVAPNAKTTGTERRPESPPESSSISPPLTQANGAVSADIKETEAGSSRKRSVEPNTEILPTKRQRGLSPKGPPAQGQGAANAAAVEITNSLSENGMKSSSSSNEHSLDSSAESQESGSNSGAAPQNTKPEVSDDSKLEEPELANSPDEQPSQALPEKDEEPDEVIVRDIQGPTALTLEMLRIDGRVDKATNGNAWKELRCFRDNQDMGTLWEVRHACYLQAIMMHHYLLQRPYFPP from the exons ATGCGACAAGTTATCGGCTGCTATGTGAATTTAACCAGAACTGCGA TGAAGCCCAGCGTCGCAATGGCCTCAACAAATTCCAAGCCGAAGAGAACACCGCGGAGGGCTGCAAAGGATAAATACGAAGAGGAAATATTGATGACTAGCGACAAGTCTCGGCTTATTGATTTAGATCTGGTG AAATTGCTCGCTCTCCCTGAAGCTTGGAACTGTCTTGAAGAATCCGAGAAACAAGAAATCCTAGATTTACTGCCTAACGACACGCATCCGAATCCTAACCGTCCACCGGATGACCCAAACGCGAAAATTCCCCCTTTACCAGAGTCTTTTTTGCGCTACTCAACTAATTGGCGTGAGGCTATTCGTCACTTTCAGTTAGACCTTCAGAATGGACATTATGATCCGCAGTGGATGcgtgaggctgaagaggctgtTGCGCAGCGAGCTGCTGGCAAGTTCGACAAGTTCAAAGAACAAGAATTTGAGGAGTTTTGGGGCCAAAAACAAAAAATGGATAGGGCCCTAGCTGCTGGCGAAAGCTCCAAGATCAAACTGAGTACGCTCATTAAGCATGGTGTTATCCGAAGAGGTGACATTTGGAAATGGTCTAGGAGTGTCCGTAAGATCTTGATTGAAAAGGAAGCCAGG ATAATTGATGTCAATGAATCCCGTCTGACGTTTGCTGTTCCTGCTGGGCGACGTACTTTTCTAAAAACTCCAGTGGCCCCAAACGCAAAGACTACGGGTACAGAGAGGAGACCAGAAAGTCCACCAGAGTCTAGTTCGATATCTCCACCTTTAACACAAGCAAATGGCGCAGTATCAGCTGATATAAAAGAAACGGAGGCTGGATCCTCCAGAAAACGCAGTGTTGAGCCCAACACTGAGATCTTACCGACCAAGAGACAGCGTGGACTCTCGCCCAAAGGGCCCCCTGCCCAAGGGCAGGGGGCGGCGAACGCCGCAGCTGTAGAAATCACCAACAGTCTTTCTGAGAACGGGATgaagtcatcatcgtctAGTAACGAGCACAGCCTTGACTCGTCTGCAGAAAGTCAGGAAAGTGGCTCTAATTCTGGAGCAGCCCCGCAAAACACGAAGCCAGAGGTATCAGACGATTCGAAACTCGAAGAGCCAGAACTCGCCAACTCTCCGGATGAGCAACCCTCGCAAGCGCTACCTGAAAAGGATGAAGAACCTGATGAGGTTATCGTTCGGGACATTCAAGGGCCTACAGCACTTACTTTGGAGATGTTAAGAATTGATGGCCGCGTCGACAAAGCTACCAATGGTAATGCCTGGAAAGAGCTCCGTTGCTTCAGGGATAATCAGGATATGGGCACTCTATGGGAGGTGAGGCATGCTTG CTACTTACAAGCAATCATGATGCATCATTATTTGCTCCAAAGACCATATTTTCCTCCCTAG